From the Euphorbia lathyris chromosome 6, ddEupLath1.1, whole genome shotgun sequence genome, one window contains:
- the LOC136231930 gene encoding uncharacterized protein: MATLSPFSSLYSVSTPKSHTVSSHSPLQNLHFQFHGFSKSSKCLNLKNTPIYKNPLSHGSRKLRAVEDETLIPQEEQPQVEGGEQQAVSVPVSPSDTLTMYFQAEGMMNEASIPAVTNALEGTDSIADLKVKVEEGIASIELTKQTTVQATGVASSLVELIQGAGFKLQTLNLSFADEEDIVVV; encoded by the exons ATGGCCACACTCTCTCCTTTCTCCTCTCTGTACTCGGTTTCTACACCCAAATCTCACACAGTTTCCTCTCATTCTCCCCTTCAAAACCTCCATTTCCAATTCCATGGCTTTTCCAAATCTTCCAAGTGCTTGAATTTAAAGAATACCCCAATTTACAAGAACCCCTTATCCCATGGAAGTAGAAAACTGAGAGCAGTTGAAGACGAAACCCTAATCCCACAAGAAGAACAACCACAAGTCGAAGGAGGAGAACAACAAGCGGTTTCCGTCCCCGTCTCTCCTTCTGACACTCTTACTATGTATTTTCAG GCAGAGGGAATGATGAATGAAGCTTCTATTCCTGCAGTCACCAATGCCTTAGAG GGGACTGACAGTATTGCAGATTTGAAAGTTAAAGTCGAAGAGGGTATTGCAAGTATTGAG TTGACAAAACAAACAACTGTGCAAGCTACAGGAGTGGCATCTAGTTTGGTTGAACTCATACAAGGTGCAGGTTTCAAGTTACAGACATTGAATTTGAGTTTTGCGGATGAGGAGGACATTGTCGTGGTTTAG